The Coffea arabica cultivar ET-39 chromosome 3c, Coffea Arabica ET-39 HiFi, whole genome shotgun sequence genome contains a region encoding:
- the LOC113736045 gene encoding uncharacterized protein: protein MDNVVKMLNRQIGSSSNQGVVVACCINYGGDHDDSMRSSSEQVQYLNNYNRPPQNNPYSNTYNLGWRNHPNFGWKDQENQQRPVNPSNFQPKQPLPESKPTWKLAIEKLANVSNDKIEKLASATTQRFERIEGRMDQLTNMYRNVEIQLGQIANTINNRNQGDLLSKTEVNPREHVKAITLRSGKEVGEPPVIENVRKHERSENKQLSKLGNDNKSIEGKDKVEGSEPQIDETTQLPPSVPFPQRLMLSRNDKEFEKFVNILKQLHIPFVDATFQILSYAKFLKEIITKKRRLVDSETIALTEECSAIIQNKLPPKLKDPENFTVPCTIGNVKFSKVLCDLGASVSLIPLTVARQLGLKELKRTNIFLQLADRSIRHPMGILENVLIKVQKFIIPIDFIVLDIEEDVNVPIILGRPFLITAGTIIDVKRDKFKFQIGEEEVEFDLSKVEKYPSFTDHVYSVDICDELVLEMSQVNLDDDSLELCLNGVGLQEKQVEEKTEFLQAHVPYKRRNAYEELGLSKGLPPPSCEQAPRLEFKPLPKHLKYAFF, encoded by the coding sequence ATGGATAATGTGGTTAAGATGCTTAACAGGCAAATTGGTTCTAGTTCTAATCAAGGAGTAGTTGTTGCTTGTTGTATTAACTATGGAGGAGACCATGATGATTCTATGCGTTCTAGCAGCGAACAGGTTCAATATCTCAACAATTACAACCGTCCACCCCAAAATAATCCATACTCCAATACCTATAATCTAGGGTGGCGTAAccatccaaactttggatggaaAGATCAAGAGAACCAACAAAGACCAGTTAATCCATCGAATTTTCAACCGAAGCAACCACTTCCGGAGTCCAAACCAACTTGGAAATTGGCAATTGAGAAGCTGGCAAATgtatcaaatgataaaattgaaaagttagctaGTGCCACTACTCAACGGTTTGAAAGAATTGAGGGAAGAATGGACCAACTCACTAATATGTACAGGAATGTTGAGATCCAATTAGGGCAAATAGCTAATACAATTAACAATCGCAACCAAGGAGATTTACTTAGCAAGACTGAGGTGAACCCAAGGGAGCATGTGAAGGCCATAACTCTCCGAAGTGGTAAGGAAGTGGGTGAGCCACCTGTAATTGAAAATGTGAGAAAACATGAAAGAAGTGAAAACAAACAGTTGAGTAAGTTAGGAAATGATAACAAGTCAATTGAAGGGAAAGACAAGGTGGAAGGAAGTGAGCCACAAATTGATGAGACAACACAACTTCCTCCATCGGTGCCATTTCCACAAAGATTGATGCTTTCGAGAAATGACAaagaatttgagaaatttgtCAACATTCTCAAACAATTACATATTCCTTTTGTTGATGCTACTTTCCAGATTCTTTCATACGCAAAGTTTCTCAAGGAGATAATCACTAAGAAAAGGAGATTAGTAGATAGTGAGACAATTGCATTAACGGAAGAATGTAGTGCCATCATACAAAATAAATTGCCACCAAAGTTGAAAGATCCGGAAAATTTCACAGTTCCTTGCACTATTGGTAATGTAAAATTCTCTAAAGTACTATGCGACCTTGGTGCGAGTGTTTCATTGATTCCTTTAACTGTGGCTAGGCAATTGGGATTGAAAGAGTTAAAACGTACTAATATTTTCTTACAATTGGCTGACAGGTCTATTAGACATCCAATGGGCATATTGGAGAATGTGCTTAttaaagtgcagaaattcattATTCCTattgattttattgttttagaTATAGAGGAAGATGTCAATGTACCTATTATACTTGGTAGACCATTTCTGATTACTGCAGGTACAATAATAGATGTTAAACGTGATAAGTTCAAGTTTCAAATTGGTGAAGAGGAAGTGGAGTTTGATTTGAGTAAAGTGGAGAAATATCCCTCATTTACTGATCATGTTTATTCTGTTGACATATGTGATGAATTGGTATTAGAGATGAGTCAAGTTAATCTTGATGATGATTCTCTTGAACTTTGTCTTAATGGTGTAGGCTTACAAGAGAAACAAGTTGAAGAAAAGACTGAATTTTTGCAGGCACATGTTCCTTACAAAAGGAGAAATGCATATGAGGAGTTAGGGTTAAGCAAAGGGCTACCTCCACCATCGTGTGAGCAAGCTCCACGGCTTGAGTTTAAGCCACTCCCTAAACACCTTAAATATgcatttttttga